The window GCTGATTCCGAAGAAACAAAAATTGTTCGACACATTTATAATTTATATGAATCATTACGCTCAACTTTAAAAGTAGCGTATCGTTTACACGAAGAAAATATAGCTACAAAACGCAAGGGACAATGGACCGCTAAAACTGTTCGTGATATTTTACGTAACCCTTTCTACATCGGCACATATCGCTACAACTTACGTGAGAGTGGTGGTAGTAGACGGCTGAAAAATAAAGAAGAATGGATTGTCGTTGAAAATAATCATCCTGGCATCATTGAAAAAGAGCAATTCGAGCGTGTTAATCGACTATTATCAGACAATTACAGGGGTTTAACTGATGTCCAGCGTGCCGATATTCATCAACACATCTTCTCTAAAATGCTTTACTGTGGAAAGTGTAATGCATTACTTACGGCTGGCTTAGATTCTGCACGCAAAAATGGCTATCGTCCATCACGTTATACATGCGTTACATCCGGTGGCGCTAAACGATGCAGCAACTATGTGAGCGATATTATTATAGGACCTTTTATTTTTAATTACGTTTCCAATCTAATTAGGCTACAAGAACGAATAACACCTAATCATTCAATCCGTGACATGGAGCGAGCGTTACTTCGAGGTAATGCCTTTATTGATATAGTGGGTATCGATAATGAATCATTAAAAGAAACATACTTTGCACTCACTAACGGTTTACCTGACCAAGAATACTCTTTAGCCACAGATGATAATTCCATCAATCCAAACTTGGAGGTCGAGCGTCTGCAGAAAGAAAAAGAAAAGTACAAGAGAGCATTAACAAAATTAGACGATTTATATTTTTTTGGAGATGAGGATAGTATTAACAAAGAAGATGGCATTAGCAAGAAAGATTACATTTTCAAAAAACGTGACCTTAAAGAGCGTTTGGAGGAAATTGAAGAGGATTTAAATACATTGCAACAAAAAGACGAAGATAAAACAAGTGATTCATTTATAAATAATTCACAGCACTGTTTAATTACTAGTGAAATTCAGCGTACACGGAATATAGATTATCGCGCTATATCGGATATGGTTGGTCGAGAATCTTTATCTGATTTTATTCATGAGATAATTGATACCGTTATCGTTTTAGATAAGCGTGTCCAGTCCATTACTTTTAAAAACGGAATAACACATACGTTTGCTTATAAACCTCTTTTACAAAGTAAATCAACAGCTCCGACTCGGATGCAGTACAAAAATTACGAAGGCGCTGTATTGGGTTACCTGAAAGAAAATGGTCCCACATCTCGTGCAGATTTGCAAAAAGCTACTAACATTTCGCGCGATTGAATTTACTCGTTATTAGCTGAATTATTAGAGCGTGGGCTTGTCGTAAAAACAGGACAATCCAC of the Lysinibacillus fusiformis genome contains:
- a CDS encoding recombinase family protein, translated to MWSDEEKFPVADSEETKIVRHIYNLYESLRSTLKVAYRLHEENIATKRKGQWTAKTVRDILRNPFYIGTYRYNLRESGGSRRLKNKEEWIVVENNHPGIIEKEQFERVNRLLSDNYRGLTDVQRADIHQHIFSKMLYCGKCNALLTAGLDSARKNGYRPSRYTCVTSGGAKRCSNYVSDIIIGPFIFNYVSNLIRLQERITPNHSIRDMERALLRGNAFIDIVGIDNESLKETYFALTNGLPDQEYSLATDDNSINPNLEVERLQKEKEKYKRALTKLDDLYFFGDEDSINKEDGISKKDYIFKKRDLKERLEEIEEDLNTLQQKDEDKTSDSFINNSQHCLITSEIQRTRNIDYRAISDMVGRESLSDFIHEIIDTVIVLDKRVQSITFKNGITHTFAYKPLLQSKSTAPTRMQYKNYEGAVLGYLKENGPTSRADLQKATNISRD